From the Mus musculus strain C57BL/6J chromosome 10, GRCm38.p6 C57BL/6J genome, the window TATATTTGTGTTCCAGAATGGAGGGGAAAAGGAATCATGAAGACTCACTCCTAACTGAGGAACTTTGAGGAGTTGTTGGCTACTGGGGGCAAGAGAGCCATTCTTCTTCaggcatgtggttgctggtaggTTGCCCATGTTCTTATGTATAGTCCTACACCAGTGCACATACTGGCAGCATTAATTTGAGTTAGTAGGCTTTTGAGGgaaaaaaggagtggagatgatACTGGAAGCAGGTCACATTGGTGGGAGATTGGAGGAAAGTTTGAATAATAaaaggtgtgtgagtgtgtgtgtacgtgtttgtgtgtatgaatattaTAGGAATATAGTTTCAGAATCTGTACTAGATTGTTGCTTAAGGTTTCAATTCCTGAAGGAGCCCTTTTCTCTCACAGATGCTAGAAGACACCCTACTGAGGACATTTCCTATGAATCACGAGCTAACTGATTTCCAGGTAGAAGTCTACCTGGAAATTTCACATCAGAAGAGGTTCTAGTGGCCAcacatcctgctccccaactttTCCTCTGTTTCCTGCCTGGAAATCAGAAAGCCTGGGTGCAGACTGTGCTGTAAGTATACCCTTCATCAGAGTGTTGAAGGACCTAGAATCTTTCAGGATGTTGTGTTAAAGGACCTAGAATCTTTCAGGATGTTGTGTTAAAGGACCTAGAATCTGCAACATGGACCATAACAACTCATCAGAGCTACTGCCATGCTGTCTGTCTCTGGTGCTAGGGCTTGTGCTCTTCTCAgtcatgctgtttttttttttcttgcctgtcTGTCCACGATGTTAGTAATTCTTCTAAtaaattatttaactcttaaCAATTTGTCCCAGTGTCTCTTTTAAACTCTGAGACTTTTTATTTATGatcatatttgtgtgtatgcatgaaattctcaatgaataaataaaaaaaaacaacacaaatctTATTTTGGGAAAAATGTAGCCAGTACATTATATGATGTATGTTTTCTAATTTCACTGGATTTATTCTTATGGAAGTCCTACCATGGTCCCTTCACCAAGAAGCATGATTTTCCTGAGGAGTTTTCCCAAGGCCTTCTGCATGTCCTTGTTCCTCAGGCTGTAGATGAAGGGGTTCAGCATGGGAGTGACTATGCTGTACATCAGTGAGGCAACTAGACTCATTCTAGAAGATGATGTGGCTGCAGAGCTAAGGTAGACCCCTAGACCATTGCTATAGAATAAGAAGACCACCAAAAGATGAGACCCACAGGTAGAAAAGGCTTTGTACTTGCCCCCAGCTGAAGGAATTCTTAGGATGGAGGAGAAAATCTTAGAATAAGACAATAGAATCCCAGAGAATGGGAAACCAGCTATGACTATGGTTATAGAATATGTCACAATGTTATTAACAAGGGTGTCAGAACAGGCAAGCTTCAGGACTTCGGGAAGATCACAGAAAAAGTGTGGAATTTCCATGTTTGTACAGAAGGATAGTCTTAACACAGTCAAGGTCTCAGGTAGGGAACTCATGACGCTGACTATCCATGATCCAAGAGCCAGCATCGCACAGAAGCAAGAATTCATGATGACCACATAGTGCAAGGGATGGCAGATGGCCACaaagcggtcataggccatcactGATAGGAGTAAATTGTCCAGGCATCcaaacacaatgaaaaaaaatatctgtgTGATGCAGCCCGAGAAAGAGATGAATTTGCTTTGTGTGCGGATATTCTGCAGAACCTTGGGGATAGTGGTGGAGGTGAAGCCGATGTCAGCTATGGACAGGTTGGAGAGGAATAAGTACATGGGCATGTGCAGGTGGGGGTCAGATATGATGGCCACAATGATGAGCAAGTTGCCTGTGATGGTGACCAGGTACATAGAAAGAAGCAACCCAAAGAAGAAGGACTGCAGGTCAGAGTCTTCTGTGAATCCCAGGAGGAGAAAgtttctttctcctgtttggttttctctttccatagGACTGCAGGGATTacccaaaaggagagagagagaaaaacagcacAAATTCATCTCAAGTGGATCCTGCCAAATAATGCTAATATATCTTATTAAAACTTAAGGTATTAGCTAGACattgtggcacaagcctttaataccagcacttggaaggcagaggctggcagatgtTAGTGAGTTTGAACTTACAGTCTGTTCTATACAGCAAGTTCTACAATAACTAGAGCTAagtagagactctgtctcaaagtaccccaaacaaaacaaaagaacccccccccccaacccaagGTGTTATCTGGTAAGATGACACAGTAAGCTAAGGCCCTTTCTGCCAAGACTGATGACTGCATTTTGATTTCTAGCAAACAGGTGGTGTAAAGAGAGACACAAGTTCTttaagttgtcttttgacctctaTACACGTGCcatgacatgtgtgtgcatgcacacacacagaataaataaataaatttagggGCTGaatagatggcttagcagttaagggtTCATACTCCTTTTGCCAAGGTCCTGGATTTAGTTCACAGTACCCATGTGGAACAGCTCAaaaccacatgtaactccagttctaggaggtctgatgccctcttctggttttggCCAAGACCTGCACTCATGCAtcatgtgtaaacacacacacacacacacacacacacacacacacacacacatacacagagtaaaaaacatgcataattaaaaaactaaacatttaaaaatatacataatcaaaatttataagaaaaaccaaacaaagtatTGGGAGCACTCAGGTAGTTGTTTATTGTGAGCAATCCTTTAATCTGTATCTGACAATTTATTGTTAGCATTGTCATCTAAAAACGTTGCCTGTAGATCAATGGTTCTCAGTGCTCTCTGGAGCAGCAATTTCAACATTACTCTAAGTGTTAGAAATTGGCATTTGGAAGCCCTTCATACCAGCTGAGTCCCATGCATTTTGTGGAGCCAGTGATCTGACCTGTGTTTTACAAACCTTCCTAGGGGATTCTGATGTCCACTCCCATACGTAGGTCATAGCTCTTGTGTCCCTAAGCAAACATACCTTATCAGCATCCCTGATGGCAATTTTGGTATGTTCTGTCTAATGAATGTGTAAATGGGAATTTCCTAAGTCTATACTGATTTGTAAATCAtcgaatatcttttttttttttattgtggtgctttctgtgtgtttgtaaTTTGTGCATGTCACATATTCTGGTCCTAGTGTGCTCTTGGTTACAACTATTGATGTCCACTTTTCATTTAATCATTATTCAGATTTTCTTTATATTGTAGCTTTTGTTAGACCAGttctataaaatataatttctaagCACAAAGAATACAGAGTTTCTAagtgttaaatccattttttattatgactactgttgagatttttttttgccagtgTTGAAAGGAAGCTTCTAAGCATTGCTGCTCCATCCCTGAGCTACAGCTTCAGTCCTTTGATTCTCATTATGTAAGAGTTTTCTAAAAGTAAGCTATTTGTTAACTCTTGTACATTTTGGTCATTTGCATGAGTTCCCAGTTTTCTATACTGCAAATAGAGTTTAgattaatttgaatttttaatttttgtcttttatgaCAATCTGTGAGAATTATGGGAATATCCTGTGAGTTGTTTAAAGTTCAtatatagaaaacaaacaagaaacccaataagaataaaataaatttaaaagtgcaCATATTGTTCTCGCTTTCTTACTCTAAATaatcatatacatgtgcatgtatgtatgtgtgtgctcacacacacatacacacacctcttAACAGAGAACAGATTGTAAGACACTTTTGTATAATTAAAATTTTGTGGGCCagtaagatgactcagtaggtaaaggcacttgtcaccaagttTGCTGTTCTGAGGTCAAACACTGAGACCTGagtagtagaaggagagaacaaattcctggaacttgtcctctgacttccacatgcatgttgTGGACTAAttgaaaaaagtctttaaatttagTAGATTTCTTCAAATTTATAAGTTAATTCTGAAAAAGTCAGTATTATTATTGGGATAAAATTCTTGTTGAAGTAACAATCTTTTGAGACCAATATCTTTCTTAGCAAAAACTTTAAAGGTTTTTAATGTACAAAATTATATTTGTTATGTGTTAATAGTATCTTAGTGTAGTTCAAGGTTGACATCATTATGATTGCTATTCCTCCATAATACATCTCTAGTAgtgcaataaaacaaaataaaatactactaataaaaggaaaacaataaaatctACTGTTTTGATGAGGTGTATTAGTTTATTTTTGGACTTTCTTATTAACTTATTAGTTTTTGTTGAAACTCATCATGATCaagcagagagatggctcagtggttaaaagcacatgCTTATAGAGAATGGGGGCTTGGTTCTTGTCTTTAAGTATATAGGTCTACGATTACTATAACTCCAGAATGGGTTGAAAGGGAGTGGGAAATtcaatgtcctcctctggctttcacaggcactatactcacacacacaaacacacacacacacacacacacacacacacacacacacacacgggattaTAAGAAAACCAATAAAAATGTAACATATTTTCCACATTGTATTATCATTTCTCCTTTAGGTGCTATTCTATTCATTTGAAATTCCAAGCACATTGTCAATATGGAATTACTagttttcttctctatttctttcaAAGAAATAATCCTAGAGTTGTACAATATCACATGATGCTCATTTTCACATTAAATTGTAAGCTATATAATTCTTACCACATGTATTCACATATCTTAtgaatattttagaaagctttagCAAAAGTATGACTGAGTGTTTAC encodes:
- the Olfr1356 gene encoding olfactory receptor 1356; its protein translation is MERENQTGERNFLLLGFTEDSDLQSFFFGLLLSMYLVTITGNLLIIVAIISDPHLHMPMYLFLSNLSIADIGFTSTTIPKVLQNIRTQSKFISFSGCITQIFFFIVFGCLDNLLLSVMAYDRFVAICHPLHYVVIMNSCFCAMLALGSWIVSVMSSLPETLTVLRLSFCTNMEIPHFFCDLPEVLKLACSDTLVNNIVTYSITIVIAGFPFSGILLSYSKIFSSILRIPSAGGKYKAFSTCGSHLLVVFLFYSNGLGVYLSSAATSSSRMSLVASLMYSIVTPMLNPFIYSLRNKDMQKALGKLLRKIMLLGEGTMVGLP